From a single Leptospirillum ferriphilum genomic region:
- a CDS encoding Slp family lipoprotein, whose translation MLTRSGERVLRVNTTAMIVLRDHNILFSRDPMNNRLSPRTIILLLLLTLSIFPACTAAPPFSDDQMRQADTSVRLSRLLESPDDYAGKTVVLGGVINMVERRGIVNRIYVQAFPLDSAYRPDRSRPSAGHFMIVTDEPLSPARYAPGRPIEVLGTVLRSRKMTNFADRPEKVVVIRARALHVRARRIPPPARGVGFGFMPMMGY comes from the coding sequence ATGTTAACGCGCTCAGGAGAACGGGTTCTCCGGGTCAATACCACGGCAATGATCGTCCTACGCGATCACAACATTCTTTTTTCCAGGGATCCGATGAACAACAGACTGTCCCCCCGGACCATCATCCTCCTTCTCCTTTTGACCTTGTCGATTTTTCCGGCCTGCACCGCCGCTCCACCCTTTTCTGATGACCAGATGCGGCAGGCAGACACCTCGGTACGCCTCTCCCGTCTTCTGGAGTCTCCCGACGACTATGCGGGAAAAACAGTGGTCCTGGGAGGCGTGATCAACATGGTCGAACGACGGGGAATCGTGAATCGCATTTATGTCCAGGCGTTTCCTCTCGACTCCGCCTACCGTCCGGACAGGAGTCGCCCTTCGGCGGGCCATTTTATGATCGTGACCGACGAGCCCCTCTCCCCAGCACGCTATGCTCCGGGACGTCCCATCGAAGTGCTCGGGACCGTGCTGCGTTCCCGCAAGATGACCAATTTTGCCGATCGGCCGGAAAAAGTGGTTGTGATCCGCGCCCGGGCCCTGCATGTACGGGCAAGAAGAATCCCGCCTCCGGCCCGGGGGGTCGGGTTCGGATTTATGCCCATGATGGGATATTGA
- a CDS encoding cryptochrome/photolyase family protein, whose translation MFQNRRILPLSSVRSRKEDLHSRLFQRDGRTLRFWRQSFPYSLKHPTKTEAHISSIVWFRNNLRLLDNPPLREAAERGPLLPVFVGEHPGKQPPEGARQWWQARSLKRLDHSLSRRGAPLLFLRGDPATLLPDLATRLKADKILAMEAIDPDGRRTQSRLRGALSGKPVELHLFPADYLISPADLPAGRRSPWKVFTPFWQRAQSHLPPPLPLPAPDRLDGIPFPRTETPDDWGWEPENPDWATEMRGFWDPGEEGAWRRLHAFLEKRLEGYVVRRDFLEEDTSSLLSPHLANGEISIRSVWWAIKESTAPDKDREKFLSELGWREFSAHLMWHHPDLASERLHKERPEIRWREDPFSLLAWQKGRTGIPLVDAGMRQLRRLGFLPNRVRMVAASFLVKNLLIDWRKGREWFADNLVDHDPANNAASWQWISGYGADAAPWFRIFNPVLQGEKFDPEGRYVKTYLPELHGLSPRYIHCPWTAPAALLDSAGIGKQSPYRNPIVDLGLSRKRALQAWGSGTLPQESLS comes from the coding sequence ATGTTTCAGAATCGCCGTATACTCCCCCTTTCATCCGTCCGTTCCCGAAAAGAGGATCTCCATTCCCGCCTCTTCCAGAGAGATGGACGAACGCTTCGATTTTGGAGACAATCGTTTCCGTATTCCCTGAAGCACCCTACGAAAACGGAGGCCCACATTTCCTCGATCGTCTGGTTCAGAAACAACCTTCGCCTTTTGGACAACCCGCCGCTCCGTGAAGCGGCCGAACGGGGTCCGCTCTTGCCGGTGTTCGTCGGGGAACACCCCGGCAAACAGCCTCCGGAAGGCGCGCGCCAATGGTGGCAGGCAAGAAGTCTCAAACGTCTTGATCATTCCCTTTCCCGGCGGGGGGCTCCGCTCCTCTTTCTCCGGGGGGATCCGGCCACCCTCCTCCCGGATCTCGCGACACGCCTGAAAGCCGATAAAATCCTTGCCATGGAAGCCATCGATCCCGACGGCCGACGGACACAATCCCGTCTTCGGGGCGCCCTGTCCGGAAAACCGGTGGAGCTTCACCTTTTTCCCGCAGACTATCTGATCTCTCCCGCCGATCTCCCGGCCGGGCGAAGGTCTCCCTGGAAAGTTTTCACACCGTTCTGGCAAAGAGCCCAGTCGCACCTTCCCCCTCCCTTGCCGCTTCCGGCGCCGGACCGTCTGGACGGCATCCCTTTTCCCCGAACGGAAACCCCGGACGATTGGGGGTGGGAACCGGAAAATCCGGACTGGGCGACGGAAATGCGGGGTTTCTGGGATCCCGGGGAAGAAGGGGCCTGGAGACGGCTGCACGCGTTCCTCGAAAAGCGCCTGGAGGGCTATGTAGTACGGAGGGACTTTCTGGAGGAAGACACCTCCTCGCTTCTTTCGCCTCATCTCGCAAACGGGGAAATCAGCATTCGTTCCGTCTGGTGGGCGATCAAAGAGTCCACGGCGCCGGACAAGGACCGTGAAAAATTTCTGAGCGAGCTCGGCTGGAGGGAGTTTTCGGCCCATCTGATGTGGCACCACCCGGATCTTGCCTCCGAACGCCTCCACAAAGAGCGTCCGGAAATCCGGTGGAGAGAGGACCCGTTTTCACTGTTGGCCTGGCAAAAAGGACGAACGGGCATTCCTCTGGTTGATGCCGGGATGCGTCAGCTCCGGCGCCTGGGATTTCTCCCCAACCGGGTCCGGATGGTCGCCGCGAGCTTTCTCGTGAAGAACCTTCTGATTGACTGGAGAAAAGGGAGAGAGTGGTTTGCCGACAATCTGGTCGACCACGATCCGGCCAACAATGCCGCATCATGGCAATGGATCTCCGGTTATGGGGCGGACGCGGCGCCCTGGTTCCGGATCTTCAATCCGGTCCTGCAAGGGGAAAAATTCGACCCCGAAGGGCGTTACGTCAAAACATACCTGCCGGAACTTCACGGGCTCTCCCCGCGCTATATCCATTGCCCCTGGACAGCCCCGGCCGCTCTTCTGGACAGCGCCGGGATCGGAAAACAGTCCCCCTACCGGAACCCGATCGTCGATCTCGGTCTGTCCCGAAAAAGAGCGCTGCAGGCCTGGGGCTCCGGGACACTCCCGCAAGAGTCTCTCTCCTGA
- a CDS encoding pirin family protein — translation METTEKATRDFRKVLRVVSSTVSREGAGFLVHRPFPTSALRDFDPFLLLDEMGPVQYRPGEAVGAPDHPHRGFETVTYMLDGSMEHRDSAGHAGKLRPGDVQWMTAGSGVVHSEMPEEEFARTGGRAHGFQLWVNLPRKDKMIRPRYQEIPREGVPVAKSPDAKATVRVIAGESLGKKAVIDTRIPITYLHVFLEPGGTLEQALPPGSEVFAYVLKGEGAFGKEGARATEHQMVIFEQRDAEVLAKLPDGGTGCEFLLIAGTPLHEPVVRYGPFVMNTEEEIHEAIDDYRNGRMGMIRPAG, via the coding sequence ATGGAGACAACGGAGAAAGCAACGCGGGATTTCCGGAAGGTGCTTCGGGTGGTGTCGTCGACGGTCAGTCGGGAGGGTGCGGGGTTTCTGGTGCATCGTCCTTTTCCCACAAGTGCATTGAGAGATTTCGACCCGTTTCTTCTGCTCGATGAAATGGGTCCGGTCCAGTATCGCCCCGGAGAAGCGGTCGGAGCGCCGGATCATCCCCATCGGGGATTCGAGACGGTCACGTACATGCTGGATGGCTCCATGGAACACCGGGATTCCGCCGGCCATGCCGGAAAACTCCGCCCCGGGGATGTCCAGTGGATGACGGCCGGAAGCGGTGTTGTCCACTCGGAAATGCCGGAAGAGGAGTTTGCCCGGACAGGAGGACGCGCCCATGGGTTTCAGTTGTGGGTCAATTTGCCCCGGAAAGACAAAATGATCCGTCCGCGCTACCAGGAAATTCCCCGGGAAGGGGTTCCCGTCGCAAAAAGTCCGGACGCAAAGGCGACTGTCCGGGTGATTGCCGGGGAGTCCCTGGGGAAAAAAGCGGTTATTGATACCCGCATCCCCATCACCTATCTCCACGTTTTTCTGGAGCCGGGAGGAACTCTTGAGCAGGCACTTCCTCCGGGAAGCGAGGTCTTTGCCTATGTGCTGAAAGGGGAGGGTGCCTTCGGAAAAGAAGGGGCCCGGGCGACGGAACATCAGATGGTGATCTTCGAACAGAGGGATGCAGAAGTCCTGGCGAAGCTTCCGGACGGGGGAACGGGATGCGAGTTCCTGCTGATCGCGGGAACGCCCTTGCATGAACCGGTTGTGCGCTATGGCCCCTTTGTCATGAATACCGAAGAAGAAATTCATGAGGCGATTGACGATTATCGGAACGGACGGATGGGAATGATCCGTCCCGCCGGATGA
- a CDS encoding ion channel: MSKTSLRKFMLRAISFLSGLEASGRTFLSASLSRRLHARLWFPHVPLALGLALFGLRNLHPLLTEIANLRTGAVHYSPVQEFRALPEFFHDLGKGPHSLIGILEILMAAGLLFRSRFAWSVALVLVSASLGILIYPAGKMSLRAGGDLLLLAGLLFFRRDFSRSNLATGTLFSVISIILLFGYAIFGAYILGKGFSPPIDSLLTAFYFSVVTMATVGYGDIVPKTDDARMFVVSLIILGISVFTASLSTVVLPMMNDRVRHLLMGGRRKMSRKNHYILVGTGGLAANVFAELNDRNLPVTLIVNRRIEEPPWNAVDQVVGDPADTQVLKEAGILDARALLSLLENDGENAFVVLAARASGTEAKTVVSVRDRVNLARIRTVRPDMILAMDVIGAQILGMALSGEPVDGDQLLKKVLFAGDDDPEKITEGS, from the coding sequence TTGAGCAAGACCAGTCTCCGGAAGTTCATGCTCCGGGCGATTTCTTTCCTCTCCGGGTTGGAAGCGTCCGGAAGGACGTTTCTGTCCGCTTCCCTGAGCCGTCGTTTGCACGCCCGCCTCTGGTTTCCCCATGTGCCGCTTGCCCTCGGGCTTGCGTTGTTTGGTTTGCGAAATCTCCACCCTCTTTTGACGGAAATCGCCAATCTCCGGACGGGAGCCGTCCATTACAGTCCCGTTCAGGAATTCCGCGCCTTGCCGGAGTTTTTCCACGACCTGGGAAAAGGGCCGCACAGCCTGATCGGCATCCTGGAAATCCTGATGGCGGCCGGACTTCTGTTCCGCTCCCGGTTCGCCTGGTCCGTTGCTCTCGTGCTGGTGTCGGCTTCCCTGGGAATTTTGATCTATCCGGCCGGGAAGATGAGTTTAAGGGCGGGAGGTGATCTCCTGCTCCTGGCCGGACTTCTCTTTTTCCGCCGGGATTTTTCACGATCCAATCTGGCCACGGGAACACTGTTCTCCGTCATCAGCATTATTCTTCTCTTCGGGTATGCGATTTTCGGGGCCTATATCCTCGGAAAAGGGTTTTCTCCTCCGATCGATTCTCTTCTGACGGCATTTTATTTTTCCGTTGTCACGATGGCCACCGTCGGGTACGGGGATATCGTCCCGAAAACCGATGATGCCCGCATGTTTGTGGTCTCCCTCATTATTTTGGGGATCAGCGTTTTTACCGCGTCGCTGTCCACGGTTGTTCTTCCGATGATGAACGATCGTGTGCGGCATCTGTTGATGGGAGGTCGCCGGAAGATGAGCCGCAAGAACCACTATATACTGGTCGGGACAGGGGGCCTGGCGGCAAATGTTTTTGCCGAGCTGAATGACCGGAATCTCCCGGTCACCCTGATCGTGAACCGTCGGATAGAGGAGCCGCCCTGGAATGCCGTCGATCAGGTCGTCGGGGATCCGGCGGACACGCAGGTTCTGAAGGAGGCGGGCATCCTGGATGCCCGGGCTCTTCTCTCCCTTCTCGAAAACGACGGGGAAAACGCGTTCGTTGTCCTGGCCGCCCGGGCTTCCGGAACGGAGGCGAAAACGGTTGTGTCGGTCCGGGACCGCGTCAATCTGGCGCGGATCCGCACCGTTCGTCCGGACATGATTCTGGCGATGGATGTCATTGGCGCCCAGATTCTGGGGATGGCCCTGTCGGGAGAGCCGGTCGACGGAGACCAGCTTCTGAAAAAAGTGCTCTTCGCCGGGGACGATGATCCGGAAAAAATCACGGAGGGGAGCTGA
- a CDS encoding AAA family ATPase has product MSTPAKIHRPVEALRDLPIDIDNGKNLIWCLLRKPDLLRDESLSFSVEDFHFGPHKRIVQAMVDLDAEGVVPDPGMIANRMTDQSDREYLLDLTETMWASPSNARYYSEKLHEVSARRQAFFDADKLQKAALSGVPGDIARVRAEIGKREDPDEGKFAIIRPSVTFSKILPPPVYVLPSLRPRTVGLMIAQEGGGKSFLALEIGFAKATDHDITGIGVTGPGRVVYFSKEDPPEIIEERIQSIRPFIKSAEAMARADNLEIVSLYGKPATLVSEKTKVNEKLIRQIIKAGAGKDLLIFDTLRKLHDLEENSSGEMKILLEIFDRIALETGAAVLLIHHTNKSANLNGQQGDQSSARGSNVLVGNTRWSLHLETVKSESGEKRVKVTIPRASYGPEGGEWWLERIDGGVLVAAGPIIAGTSLPTIKEGGGKAKKSSQIRTLALVTTAGGENHYEQD; this is encoded by the coding sequence ATGAGCACCCCGGCCAAGATCCATCGACCAGTGGAGGCCCTTCGGGACCTTCCAATCGATATTGATAACGGAAAGAACCTGATCTGGTGCCTTCTCCGAAAACCGGATCTGCTACGTGACGAGTCCTTGTCATTCTCTGTGGAGGATTTCCATTTCGGACCGCACAAACGGATTGTCCAGGCCATGGTTGATTTGGACGCGGAGGGGGTTGTTCCGGATCCGGGCATGATTGCCAATCGGATGACCGATCAATCGGATCGGGAGTATTTGCTGGACCTGACGGAAACTATGTGGGCCAGCCCTTCCAATGCTCGATATTACTCCGAAAAACTCCATGAAGTGTCGGCCAGACGGCAGGCATTTTTCGACGCAGACAAATTGCAAAAAGCCGCCTTGTCCGGGGTTCCGGGAGATATCGCCCGGGTCCGTGCGGAGATTGGGAAAAGAGAGGATCCCGATGAGGGAAAGTTTGCCATTATCCGCCCCTCCGTTACTTTTTCAAAAATTCTTCCTCCTCCAGTCTATGTTCTGCCATCTCTCCGGCCCAGGACTGTCGGTTTGATGATTGCACAAGAAGGGGGCGGAAAAAGCTTTCTTGCGCTGGAGATCGGTTTTGCCAAGGCAACCGACCACGACATAACCGGGATCGGCGTCACGGGGCCTGGGAGGGTCGTATATTTCTCGAAAGAAGATCCTCCGGAGATCATCGAAGAGCGGATCCAGTCGATCCGGCCATTCATAAAATCGGCCGAGGCGATGGCAAGGGCGGACAACCTTGAAATAGTTTCTCTCTATGGGAAACCGGCAACGCTTGTCTCCGAAAAAACAAAGGTCAATGAAAAACTCATCAGACAGATCATCAAAGCAGGAGCCGGGAAGGATCTTTTGATATTCGACACGCTCCGGAAACTTCACGACTTGGAAGAAAACTCTTCGGGGGAGATGAAAATTTTGCTGGAGATCTTTGACCGGATCGCGCTCGAAACCGGAGCGGCTGTGTTGCTGATCCACCATACCAACAAATCGGCAAACCTGAACGGGCAGCAGGGGGACCAGTCCTCCGCTAGGGGATCGAATGTGCTCGTTGGGAATACCCGCTGGAGCCTCCACCTGGAAACGGTCAAGTCCGAGTCTGGGGAGAAGCGGGTCAAAGTGACCATCCCTCGGGCCAGCTACGGGCCGGAAGGTGGGGAATGGTGGCTTGAAAGGATCGATGGCGGTGTTCTGGTCGCGGCGGGGCCGATCATCGCCGGGACTTCTCTGCCTACCATAAAAGAAGGAGGGGGGAAAGCAAAAAAATCATCCCAGATTCGAACGCTTGCACTCGTAACGACAGCCGGAGGAGAAAACCATTACGAGCAGGACTGA
- a CDS encoding helix-turn-helix domain-containing protein — MLDKKEDMIKDLIYLTGRTITGTALETGIDPTNLSRFLKGHSTVSEQKMEKVLDLLGIEPTSGTLSPHRVHIWSIKTGDLFPLSRILSSTGQDFEMVYLTPQKYLRLKSFLEFMLSPLLIRSFSSKIVFRRRPPLLLPETKYQKEDVVLVQMGLAKWRRIPKAYMYPTIKVADVIYERFYSSKELSVQEFDQIWGLPGTMPGESKWTWERLNSVLEGKGMTPGEVARTLDLTNDDETKGN; from the coding sequence ATGCTGGATAAAAAAGAAGATATGATAAAAGACCTGATTTACCTTACCGGAAGAACTATTACCGGAACCGCATTGGAAACCGGGATTGATCCAACCAATTTATCCAGGTTTCTGAAAGGTCATTCGACTGTATCCGAGCAAAAAATGGAAAAAGTCTTGGATCTACTTGGCATTGAGCCGACAAGCGGAACCCTCTCCCCCCACCGAGTTCATATCTGGTCGATTAAAACCGGCGATCTTTTCCCCCTATCAAGGATTTTGTCATCCACCGGCCAGGACTTTGAAATGGTTTATCTCACTCCCCAAAAATACTTAAGACTAAAGAGTTTCTTGGAATTTATGCTTAGCCCTCTCTTGATTAGGTCCTTCTCTTCTAAAATAGTTTTTCGACGCCGTCCTCCCCTCCTGCTTCCGGAGACTAAGTATCAAAAAGAAGATGTTGTTCTCGTGCAAATGGGTCTCGCAAAATGGCGGAGGATTCCCAAAGCGTACATGTATCCTACTATCAAAGTAGCTGATGTAATATACGAAAGGTTTTATTCGAGTAAGGAACTGTCAGTTCAGGAATTCGATCAAATATGGGGCCTGCCGGGTACGATGCCGGGAGAGTCCAAATGGACTTGGGAGCGTCTTAATTCTGTACTGGAGGGAAAGGGAATGACTCCCGGGGAAGTGGCCCGGACTCTGGACCTGACGAATGATGATGAAACAAAAGGCAACTAA